A region from the Vicia villosa cultivar HV-30 ecotype Madison, WI linkage group LG3, Vvil1.0, whole genome shotgun sequence genome encodes:
- the LOC131659709 gene encoding uncharacterized mitochondrial protein AtMg01250-like: MGFGDRWMRWMEGSVFSNSLSVLVNGGTTKDFRMEKGLRQGDPLSPFLFVLALEVLTALVKKSKEAGEFRGFKINGKKDVDILQFADDTIILAEGDTANLWSVKVILRGFELMSGSHINFHKSNLYDINLDQWFLEAASSFLSCKVGSLPFKLLGVRVGGDPRKLVMWRDLLAMMKKRLAV; encoded by the coding sequence ATGGGTTTTGGTGATAGGTGGATGAGGTGGATGGAGGGAAGCGTTTTTTCTAATTCTTTGTCCGTTCTCGTTAACGGTGGTACGACTAAGGACTTTAGAATGGAGAAAGGCCTCAGACAAGGGGACCCTCTTTCCCCTTTCTTGTTTGTGTTAGCCCTGGAGGTCCTTACGGCTTTAGTGAAGAAATCTAAAGAAGCGGGTGAATTCCGTGGGTTTAAGATAAATGGTAAGAAGGATGTGGATATCTtacaattcgcggatgatacGATTATTCTAGCCGAGGGGGATACCGCTAATTTGTGGAGTGTGAAGGTTATCCTTAGAGGTTTCGAATTGATGTCCGGTTCCCACATTAACTTTCATAAGAGTAATCTCTACGATATCAACTTGGATCAATGGTTTTTGGAAGCCGCTTCATCTTTTCTTTCATGTAAAGTTGGTTCTTTACCGTTTAAATTGCTTGGCGTGCGGGTGGGGGGAGATCCTAGGAAGCTTGTGATGTGGAGAGATTTGTTGGCAATGATGAAAAAAAGATTGGCCGTGTGA